The following proteins are co-located in the Serinus canaria isolate serCan28SL12 chromosome 17, serCan2020, whole genome shotgun sequence genome:
- the ZBTB34 gene encoding zinc finger and BTB domain-containing protein 34 isoform X2, with amino-acid sequence MDDVEICLFNWKSRFLFTSVEMDSSSFIQFDVPEYSNTVLSQLNELRLQGKLCDIIVHIQGQPFRAHKAVLAASSPYFRDHSALSTMSGLSISVIKNPNVFEQLLSFCYTGRMSLQLKDVVSFLTAASFLQMQCVIDKCTQILESIHSKISVGDVDSVTVGAEENSENRNGVKDSSYFANPIEISPPYCSQVRQSTAGSDLRVETTPGKTLRSRLQEEGHSDRGSSGSISEYEIQIEGDHEQGDLIVRESQIAEVKVKMEKSDRPSCSDSSSLGDDGYHTEMVDGEQVVAVNVGSYGSVLQHVYSFTHASSQATGVSETFGSMSNTSPSRSMLSCFRGGRARQKRVPTGHLHSDVQGLVQGADSESMVSNPGYENSPRERNARGHWYPYNERLICIYCGKSFNQKGSLDRHMRLHMGITPFVCKFCGKKYTRKDQLEYHIRGHTDDKPFRCEICGKCFPFQGTLNQHLRKNHPGVTEVRNRVESPDRTEAFVEQKVDNDASASEAMDSSMEIHAMSNTSD; translated from the exons ATGGATGATGTTGAGATCTGTTTGTTCAATTGGAAAAGCAG atttctcTTTACATCTGTAGAAATGGACAGCAGCAGTTTCATTCAGTTTGATGTGCCGGAGTACAGCAACACTGTTCTGAGCCAGTTAAACGAACTCCGCTTGCAAGGGAAACTCTGTGACATAATCGTGCACATCCAGGGTCAGCCGTTCCGTGCCCATAAAGCTGTCTTAGCTGCCAGTTCTCCGTATTTCCGCGACCATTCAGCATTAAGCACCATGAGTGGCCTATCTATATCAGTTATTAAAAACCCCAATGTTTTTGAAcagttgctttctttttgttacACTGGAAGGATGTCCTTGCAACTGAAGGATGTTGTCAGTTTTCTGACTGCAGCTAGCTTCCTACAGATGCAGTGTGTCATTGACAAGTGCACACAGATACTGGAGAGTATTCATTCAAAGATCAGTGTTGGTGATGTTGATTCTGTTACTGTTGGTGCCGAAGAAAATTCAGAGAATCGTAATGGCGTTAAAGACAGCAGCTACTTTGCCAACCCTATTGAGATATCTCCTCCCTATTGCTCTCAGGTGCGACAGTCAACAGCAGGCAGCGACCTTCGGGTGGAAACTACTCCAGGCAAAACTCTTCGTAGTCGTCTGCAAGAAGAAGGGCATTCAGACCGAGGGAGCAGCGGGAGTATCTCTGAGTATGAGATTCAGATTGAAGGTGATCATGAGCAAGGAGACCTGATAGTAAGGGAAAGTCAGATTGCAGAGGTGAAAGTTAAAATGGAAAAGTCTGACAGACCAAGCTGCTCTGATAGCTCTTCCCTTGGTGATGATGGATATCACACTGAAATGGTGGATGGAGAGCAGGTGGTGGCAGTAAACGTTGGTTCCTATGGGTCTGTCTTACAACATGTTTATTCATTTACTCATGCCTCATCACAGGCGACAGGCGTGTCAGAAACCTTTGGAAGCATGAGCAATACAAGTCCTTCAAGGTCAATGCTGAGCTGTTTCAGAGGGGGTCGTGCACGCCAAAAACGAGTACCTACAGGTCACTTACATAGTGATGTCCAGGGCTTGGTGCAAGGGGCTGACAGTGAATCCATGGTGAGTAATCCAGGATATGAAAATAGTCCACGGGAAAGAAATGCAAGAGGTCATTGGTATCCATACAATGAGAGGCTAATTTGTATTTACTGTGGCAAGTCTTTCAACCAGAAAGGGAGCCTTGATCGACACATGCGATTGCACATGGGAATAACTCCTTTTGTGTGCAAGTTTTGTGGAAAGAAATATACCCGTAAGGACCAACTTGAGTATCATATTCGTGGTCACACAGATGACAAACCCTTTCGCTGTGAGATCTgtggaaaatgttttcctttccagggTACACTAAACCAACACTTGCGAAAAAATCACCCGGGGGTTACAGAAGTGAGAAACAGGGTTGAGTCTCCAGATAGAACAGAAGCGTTTGTGGAACAGAAAGTAGATAATGATGCTTCAGCTTCTGAAGCCATGGATTCTAGTATGGAAATTCATGCAATGTCTAACACATCTGATTAA
- the ZBTB34 gene encoding zinc finger and BTB domain-containing protein 34 isoform X1: MLKSFCFREESRSEGGSARLRRGGAPGPAPGAGRVPERPGGTARCRGVARKRNGRQRNQFRVRVAVGAGGKRRWERAGPAGIRHVRAPDSPRFLFTSVEMDSSSFIQFDVPEYSNTVLSQLNELRLQGKLCDIIVHIQGQPFRAHKAVLAASSPYFRDHSALSTMSGLSISVIKNPNVFEQLLSFCYTGRMSLQLKDVVSFLTAASFLQMQCVIDKCTQILESIHSKISVGDVDSVTVGAEENSENRNGVKDSSYFANPIEISPPYCSQVRQSTAGSDLRVETTPGKTLRSRLQEEGHSDRGSSGSISEYEIQIEGDHEQGDLIVRESQIAEVKVKMEKSDRPSCSDSSSLGDDGYHTEMVDGEQVVAVNVGSYGSVLQHVYSFTHASSQATGVSETFGSMSNTSPSRSMLSCFRGGRARQKRVPTGHLHSDVQGLVQGADSESMVSNPGYENSPRERNARGHWYPYNERLICIYCGKSFNQKGSLDRHMRLHMGITPFVCKFCGKKYTRKDQLEYHIRGHTDDKPFRCEICGKCFPFQGTLNQHLRKNHPGVTEVRNRVESPDRTEAFVEQKVDNDASASEAMDSSMEIHAMSNTSD; this comes from the exons ATGCTCAAATCCTTCTGCTTTCGTGAGGAGTCGCGCAGCGAGGGCGGCTCGGCCCGACTCCGGCGGGGGGGAGCGCCCGGGCCCgcgccgggagcggggcgggtTCCCGAGCGGCCCGGGGGCACCGCCCGCTGCCGGGGCGTCGCCAGGAAGCGGAACGGCCGCCAGCGGAATCAGTTCCGGGTGCGAGTGGCTGTGGGAGCGGGCGGGAAGCGGCGCTGGgagcgggccgggccggccgggATCCGCCATGTGAGAGCCCCAGACAGCCCCAG atttctcTTTACATCTGTAGAAATGGACAGCAGCAGTTTCATTCAGTTTGATGTGCCGGAGTACAGCAACACTGTTCTGAGCCAGTTAAACGAACTCCGCTTGCAAGGGAAACTCTGTGACATAATCGTGCACATCCAGGGTCAGCCGTTCCGTGCCCATAAAGCTGTCTTAGCTGCCAGTTCTCCGTATTTCCGCGACCATTCAGCATTAAGCACCATGAGTGGCCTATCTATATCAGTTATTAAAAACCCCAATGTTTTTGAAcagttgctttctttttgttacACTGGAAGGATGTCCTTGCAACTGAAGGATGTTGTCAGTTTTCTGACTGCAGCTAGCTTCCTACAGATGCAGTGTGTCATTGACAAGTGCACACAGATACTGGAGAGTATTCATTCAAAGATCAGTGTTGGTGATGTTGATTCTGTTACTGTTGGTGCCGAAGAAAATTCAGAGAATCGTAATGGCGTTAAAGACAGCAGCTACTTTGCCAACCCTATTGAGATATCTCCTCCCTATTGCTCTCAGGTGCGACAGTCAACAGCAGGCAGCGACCTTCGGGTGGAAACTACTCCAGGCAAAACTCTTCGTAGTCGTCTGCAAGAAGAAGGGCATTCAGACCGAGGGAGCAGCGGGAGTATCTCTGAGTATGAGATTCAGATTGAAGGTGATCATGAGCAAGGAGACCTGATAGTAAGGGAAAGTCAGATTGCAGAGGTGAAAGTTAAAATGGAAAAGTCTGACAGACCAAGCTGCTCTGATAGCTCTTCCCTTGGTGATGATGGATATCACACTGAAATGGTGGATGGAGAGCAGGTGGTGGCAGTAAACGTTGGTTCCTATGGGTCTGTCTTACAACATGTTTATTCATTTACTCATGCCTCATCACAGGCGACAGGCGTGTCAGAAACCTTTGGAAGCATGAGCAATACAAGTCCTTCAAGGTCAATGCTGAGCTGTTTCAGAGGGGGTCGTGCACGCCAAAAACGAGTACCTACAGGTCACTTACATAGTGATGTCCAGGGCTTGGTGCAAGGGGCTGACAGTGAATCCATGGTGAGTAATCCAGGATATGAAAATAGTCCACGGGAAAGAAATGCAAGAGGTCATTGGTATCCATACAATGAGAGGCTAATTTGTATTTACTGTGGCAAGTCTTTCAACCAGAAAGGGAGCCTTGATCGACACATGCGATTGCACATGGGAATAACTCCTTTTGTGTGCAAGTTTTGTGGAAAGAAATATACCCGTAAGGACCAACTTGAGTATCATATTCGTGGTCACACAGATGACAAACCCTTTCGCTGTGAGATCTgtggaaaatgttttcctttccagggTACACTAAACCAACACTTGCGAAAAAATCACCCGGGGGTTACAGAAGTGAGAAACAGGGTTGAGTCTCCAGATAGAACAGAAGCGTTTGTGGAACAGAAAGTAGATAATGATGCTTCAGCTTCTGAAGCCATGGATTCTAGTATGGAAATTCATGCAATGTCTAACACATCTGATTAA
- the ZBTB43 gene encoding zinc finger and BTB domain-containing protein 43 — protein sequence MESGSSSFRVEFPDFSSTILQKLNQQRQQGQLCDVSIVVQGHLFRAHKAVLAASSPYFCDQVLLKNSRRIVLPDVMNPRVFENILLSTYTGRLVMPAPEIVSYLTAASFLQMWHVVDKCTEVLEGNPTVLCQKMNHGSDHQSPSSSSYNGLVETFELGSGGQTEFHKVQELRDGENEEESSKDELSCQLTEHEYLPSNSSTEHDRLSTGMTSQDGEEGTSDSAEYQYSRPMYSKPSIMSHKRWIHVKPERFEQDCEGVDNPYDEHQVSESMNTIQADHSIQSSGVEDFHIGDKKMEAEFDEQADESNYDEQVDFYGSSMEEFSGERADGNISAHRQDLMMAAGYGESIDMAAGIKEETSLTGFSHADKLYPCQCGKSFTHKSQRDRHMSMHLGLRPYGCGVCGKKFKMKHHLVGHMKIHTGIKPYECNICGKRFMWRDSFHRHVTSCTKSYQASKAEQSTTEMN from the coding sequence ATGGAGTCTGGGTCAAGCTCCTTTCGAGTGgaatttccagatttttctaGCACCATTTTGCAGAAGTTAAACCAACAGCGCCAGCAAGGACAATTATGTGATGTGTCCATTGTGGTTCAGGGCCATCTCTTCAGAGCCCATAAAGCTGTTCTTGCAGCTAGTTCACCTTATTTCTGTGATCAGGTTCTCCTGAAAAACAGCAGGCGAATAGTCCTGCCTGATGTGATGAATCCCAGAGTATTTGAAAACATTCTTCTGTCTACCTATACAGGCCGGCTGGTAATGCCTGCGCCAGAAATTGTTAGTTATCTGACAGCAGCAAGTTTCCTTCAGATGTGGCATGTAGTGGATAAGTGCACGGAAGTGCTTGAGGGAAACCCAACAGTTCTGTGTCAGAAGATGAATCATGGCAGTGACCATCAGTCCCCAAGCAGTAGTAGCTACAATGGCCTTGTTGAAACCTTTGAACTTGGCTCTGGAGGACAAACAGAATTCCACAAAGTGCAGGAACTAAGGGACGGTGAAAATGAAGAAGAGAGCTCTAAGGATGAACTGTCGTGTCAGCTGACAGAACACGAGTACCTTCCCAGTAATTCTTCAACAGAACATGATAGACTTAGCACTGGAATGACCAGTCAGGATGGGGAAGAGGGAACTAGTGATAGTGCAGAGTACCAGTATAGCAGACCAATGTATAGCAAACCCAGTATCATGTCTCACAAGCGGTGGATCCATGTGAAACCAGAAAGGTTTGAACAAGACTGTGAAGGCGTTGATAATCCTTATGATGAACACCAAGTTTCTGAATCCATGAATACCATTCAGGCAGATCACTCAATCCAGTCTTCAGGTGTTGAAGATTTCCACATAGGTGACAAAAAGATGGAAGCAGAATTTGATGAACAGGCAGATGAAAGTAATTACGATGAACAAGTTGACTTCTATGGCTCGTCTATGGAAGAATTTTCCGGTGAAAGGGCAGATGGAAATATAAGTGCTCACAGACAGGATCTTATGATGGCAGCAGGCTATGGTGAAAGCATTGATATGGCTGCCGGGATTAAAGAGGAAACATCTCTCACTGGATTCTCCCATGCCGATAAGCTCTATCCTTGTCAGTGTGGAAAAAGCTTTACGCACAAAAGTCAGAGAGATCGGCATATGAGTATGCACCTTGGTCTTCGACCTTATGGCTGTGGTGTCTGTGGTaagaaattcaaaatgaaacacCATCTTGTAGGCCATATGAAAATTCATACAGGCATAAAACCGTATGAGTGTAACATCTGTGGGAAAAGATTTATGTGGCGGGACAGTTTTCATCGGCATGTGACCTCTTGTACCAAGTCCTATCAGGCTTCTAAAGCTGAGCAGAGTACTACTGAGATGAATTAA